Below is a window of Flavobacterium sp. CFS9 DNA.
ACTTTTACTATTTCCTAAAACAAGAATGTCACCATTCGGTTTTTCTAAAATATCATTTCCTGCATAAAAAGTACCTGGTTGTTCTTGTGCGTTAATTTCAGAAGTAGTTAAATCTAATTTAATAAATCGGTTAAAAGAGGTACTTCCTCCTGTAAAGTTTACAATATTCTCCGTGCAAACTAATAATTTATTATCCGGGCACAGCAGAATTTTATTTGAATTTGTGTTTGCGTCTAATTTTGCTACAACTGTATTATCAATAGAGCCATCATTATTAATGAGCGTCAAATCGCTTTTTAGTATTTTATCATTCGAAAGAAAAATAAAATCTTTTACTGTTGCCATTGGGAATCCGGGCACAACGTATTTAAAGGATGTATCTTTCGATCCGTCGGTGTTGAACCTCATAAAACCGGTGGTTCCAACATATTTGAATGTAGTGTAGCAACCGCCAAATAATATTTTTCCATCTTTTTGAATGCCTAGTTTACAATCGAACATACTATCATATCCAACAGTATTGTTGGAACAAATTCCTCCAAATCCTTCTATAGCGGTGAATCCTGAATCTAAAGTACCATCAGAATTTAAACGGTCAATTCTATAACTTGTTTCTTTGTTGTAGGTATTCTCATAGACTCTCACTACTTTACCATCAGTTTGTAGTTCAAATTTGAAAATATTGTAAGGGTAACCGGTGCCCGGTTGAAAAGTTTTATCTACAGTACCGTCAGCATTTAAGCGAAGCATATTGCGGCCAGTAAACTTTTGATAAATAGTAACATCGAAAACTCCCGCTATTAGTATTTTTCCATCCGGTTGTATTTTTATAGAGCGTATAGTTGTAATCGTAAAAGAATTGAATCCTTTATCAGAAAGATTAAATGTATTGTCAATAGTACCATCAGCATTTAACCTGATTATTTTAGTTACCGGCTTGCCGTCGTAAGTTGTAAAAGAGCCGCTAACCAGAATTTTTCCATCAGATTGTATTGCAAGACCTGATGGTGAAGAACTAAAACCTAAACCAGTTTTGAACGTTTCATCAAGAGACAAATCTTTATTTAACCTCAAAATGTTGTTACCTTTTACCGCATTTTTGTCATTGTACAATTTATATGAACTGGAATTTCCAACCAAAACTATTTTTCCATCAGGTTGTAAAGCAAACTCTTTGCTAAATAAAGTTAAATTGGGAAGGTGATCTTTTGTGTCAAAATCCGGGTCAATATTTGAAGAAACCTGAGCATTGCTCCATAATGATATAAAAAAAAGAAATAATAAGAAGTAGTGTTTTTTCATAAATGATTTTTTGTATCAAATATATTGTTAATATTTTATTTGTACATACAAAAAAGCATTTGTTTCTTCTTATTTTTTGTAGTCTTAAAGTTTAAGTTATAATAATCTTCTGTGGTAATTGATCTGTCCCAAATGATACGCTAAATGTGTAGAAAGATGCACTAAAAAGAAACCCGTTGTCATTTCTTTTTCGAAAACAATTTGTGGATAGATAAGTTCTAAGTCGGCTTCCGTTAAGCTGTCAAGGGTGTTATTTACTACCAAAATAGTATGCTCAATTTTACTGATGAGCTCTGATCTTGGAATATCTTTAAGAGAAAACTCTAATGGACGATTACGGACATAATCTGTTTTTCCTAATTCAGCGCCAATATAGGTATTTATGTTTCCCATAAGATGCAAACAAAGATTTCCGGCTGAATTGGAAATATCCGGTGCAATTGCCCAAATCTGAGCTTCGTTTTCATAGGACTCAATTTCAATTTTTAATTTGTTCAGGTCTCTGTTAAAAAGAATTTTTAAGGTATCGATCAACATGGTTTTAAGCTTTTTGGGTTATTGGAATCCAGATTTCTTCTTCAGAATCCGGATCTTCTTTTTTGTATTTTTCACCCATTACGGCAAAGTGTGGTCTTTCATCTACCATATAAGCTGAATTTGGGAGCCAGTCTACAAAAATTTCACGATACGTTTTGTGGCCTTCGCTTTGAGGGCCTTTATGAACAAAAACAGCATACAATCCCTCTGGAATTACCAAAGATTTCATTTCCTGTGGTACGTTACCAAATGCAGAGACTTCGACTGCGGCCCATTTTTCGAAGGTATTTCCGGGATCGAAATTGTCAAAATGTGCCTTTGGAAAAACTTCCAGAGAATACAGGTTGGTATCAATCACATTCTTAATTTCTTTACGCTTCGGCATAAATGAACTCCACAATTCATAGGTTTTGTTTTCTAAAAATGACATTGTTATGAATTTCCCAATTAGTTTTTTTTCGGATAAAATCTGAATTCTGGCTTCCATTCTTTATTGATTATTGAATTTTGTATTTTTTGTAATCGGTTTCACTAAGCGAAAAATAACCTAACGGAAAATTGGCTTTATCAGCCGTATTGATAATATTTCCTCTTACGGTTGCAGGAGGAGACTGAAAAGGTCCGCCAACATTGTTTCCGGCAATACTCACCAGAATGTTCATGTAATTGTAATATTGTTTAGAGATGCCGTAATGTGTCATTTCGACTTCATTTCCAACTTTTAAATCGTCATCATCCGAGGTGCTGAAATATTCATTTCCCTGAAAAAATTTGTCTTCGGTAACGTAGTAAGTTGAGGTAATTTTCGTCGAATATACATATTTAAAAAGATAAAAATTATCGGCATCGGCAGGATCGTTAAAGTAAGCACGCGTTTCAACTTCTTTTCCTGAAAAACCACCCTGATTGTTTTGCTCAACACGGGTGATGGGAGCGACTGATTTCATGGTTTCAGTGGCAGTATAAGTAATTCCGCCGGAAATCACGGTTAAGGTATAGGTCTCATCAATTACCGGAATGAAATTCGAGCAAACATATCGTCCGGTTTTAGGAACTTCACTAAAATTGAACTTTATGTTCTGGCTGTTCGTGATAAATACGGTTGCGCCCGAAACAGTTGGAATAACATTTTGAAAATAACCGGTAGTGGTGGTCAGTTTTATGGTTTGTTGCTTTCCTGTGGTTCCTTTTTGCCAGTTTATAGCCGCTTCGATAACTAATTTTGGCGGAGCATTATCCAGATTAACATCTACAACTTCTTCACAACCGGCGAAGAAAATGGATATAAAAAGGACAATTAAAAGAGTTGCTTTTTTCATGATCTGTCTTTTATTTTTCTTTGAAGGGAAAGTTGGTCTTAAAATTTAAAATTATAGCTAACGGCAGGAACAATTCCGAAAATGGAAGTTTTTACAGCTTCGTTTGCTGCAGTGTCGGTATTCTGACGGAAATTGATAGAGGCCGCATTCTGGCGGTTGTATAAATTGTAAATACTAAAAACCCATTCTGCTTTCCATTTCCTGTCTTTGTTTTTTCGGGGAGTCAAAGTTGCCGAAACATCTAAATGATGATAGGCCGGCAAACGATTGTCGTTTCTTAACCCATAATTAGGAACTGTAATTCCTAAATATTGATATTGTCCATTCGGATAGGTAACAGGCTGTCCGGATTGCAGTGCAAAATTAGCTCCAAAAGACCATTTTTCGTTCAGGTTATAGGCTGATGTCACGGCTAAATTATGCGTTTTATCATAGGCCGAACTGTACCATTGTCCGTTGTTGATACCGGTCTCTTCGGGAGTTCTTCCCGGAGTCTGCTGCTGTGATTTGGATAAAGTGTACGAAATCCATCCGTTGAATTTGCCTTCGTTTTTCTTAAGCATAAATTCGACACCATAAGCTCTCATTCTTCCGTTTAGCACTATTTGTTCGATCGCATTATTTGCAATCAAATCGGCACCATCGATATAATCGAGTCGGTTTTGAATCTTTTTGTAATACGTTTCGACTTCAACAGTATAGGCGCCATTATTAATATTTCTAAAATAGCCCAAAGCAACCTGATCTGCAATCTGAGGTTTGATGTAGTTATCACTTGGCATCCAGACATCAAGCGGAGTAGGTGATGAGGTATTCGAAATCAATTGAAGATACTGCGCCATGCGGTTATAGCTTGCTTTAATAGCCTGATCGTCGTTTAACTGATAAGAAACCGAAAGTCGTGGTTCGAAATTATTGTAATCCTGAATGATCTTGTTTTTACCGAAGTATTTTGTTGAGGTCGGGATTCCTTTTTCGTAAATCTGCATATTATTATTGAAGGTGACAGCCTCATTGTTGTTGTAGTAATTAATTGTAGAAGTACCTAAACGATAAAATAGACTGTAACGCAAGCCGTAAGCTAGTGTGAGTTTTTTTGAAAGCTGATTCTCGGCTTCGATATAAACAGA
It encodes the following:
- a CDS encoding DUF4249 domain-containing protein, with amino-acid sequence MKKATLLIVLFISIFFAGCEEVVDVNLDNAPPKLVIEAAINWQKGTTGKQQTIKLTTTTGYFQNVIPTVSGATVFITNSQNIKFNFSEVPKTGRYVCSNFIPVIDETYTLTVISGGITYTATETMKSVAPITRVEQNNQGGFSGKEVETRAYFNDPADADNFYLFKYVYSTKITSTYYVTEDKFFQGNEYFSTSDDDDLKVGNEVEMTHYGISKQYYNYMNILVSIAGNNVGGPFQSPPATVRGNIINTADKANFPLGYFSLSETDYKKYKIQ
- a CDS encoding DinB family protein; its protein translation is MLIDTLKILFNRDLNKLKIEIESYENEAQIWAIAPDISNSAGNLCLHLMGNINTYIGAELGKTDYVRNRPLEFSLKDIPRSELISKIEHTILVVNNTLDSLTEADLELIYPQIVFEKEMTTGFFLVHLSTHLAYHLGQINYHRRLL
- a CDS encoding GyrI-like domain-containing protein; the encoded protein is MEARIQILSEKKLIGKFITMSFLENKTYELWSSFMPKRKEIKNVIDTNLYSLEVFPKAHFDNFDPGNTFEKWAAVEVSAFGNVPQEMKSLVIPEGLYAVFVHKGPQSEGHKTYREIFVDWLPNSAYMVDERPHFAVMGEKYKKEDPDSEEEIWIPITQKA
- a CDS encoding T9SS type A sorting domain-containing protein, with protein sequence MKKHYFLLFLFFISLWSNAQVSSNIDPDFDTKDHLPNLTLFSKEFALQPDGKIVLVGNSSSYKLYNDKNAVKGNNILRLNKDLSLDETFKTGLGFSSSPSGLAIQSDGKILVSGSFTTYDGKPVTKIIRLNADGTIDNTFNLSDKGFNSFTITTIRSIKIQPDGKILIAGVFDVTIYQKFTGRNMLRLNADGTVDKTFQPGTGYPYNIFKFELQTDGKVVRVYENTYNKETSYRIDRLNSDGTLDSGFTAIEGFGGICSNNTVGYDSMFDCKLGIQKDGKILFGGCYTTFKYVGTTGFMRFNTDGSKDTSFKYVVPGFPMATVKDFIFLSNDKILKSDLTLINNDGSIDNTVVAKLDANTNSNKILLCPDNKLLVCTENIVNFTGGSTSFNRFIKLDLTTSEINAQEQPGTFYAGNDILEKPNGDILVLGNSKSTFNTKYHDGIKLLNKNGKLSQNKNLYQNLFTSPKSEKNIFRKGIVQPDGKVILNKIESTGVSSLVRYNDDFTIDASFSAPIYLGRIYNLILLSDGKILVTSDGQDSLTRLNSDGSKDLSFASVRGFNNLCYTSAVQKDGKIIVAGNFTAFNETKINRIARFNSDGTFDNTFRPDENLTGFIYTTGIQSDGKIIIAGQLNFNSITEKSCVLKRLNTDGSTDVSFTEYNSTYVAHLVRGMEIQSNDQIILFTNRNSTTDYQINDFKRLEKNGEIDTTFDSGEGFDGNISAIKIQKDGKLLVTGSFVKYKNNWSNGTIRLLGTETTLDTPDYFLNNNDNSNLVLFPNPVKDVLNISSDENLSIKSIQIYNTLGQSVLDTKNIKNFSNINVSELNKGIYFVKISSNKGTTTNKFLKN